Genomic window (uncultured Desulfovibrio sp.):
GCACGATCTGGGGGTACGGCATATCTGGCTGGCAGCCTGCCGGGCCGTGCCCAATGCCACCTTTGCCGAAGCCTGGCTGGTGCTGGACATGGCGCAGGCCCTGCCGTCTCCGCAGGCCGAGACGCTGGAGGTCTGGCGTCTCAATCCCGTGGACCCGCGCCGTATGCTGCCCTTGCAGGGGCAGCACGTGCTGGCCGGCGAGCTGCTGCATGCGCATGCGCGCATGCCGGCCTGGCTGGAAACAACGGTGCTGCGTCTGGTGGCCAGCCGCATGCCCCTGATCTGTGCCCGTCTGGATGGCCGCAGCGGGCATACGGTCTACGCGGTGCCGCTGTCCATTGCCGCCAACCGGCGCGATGAGCTGCCCGGCATGGTCCTGCGTCTGGCCGGACAGACAGTGGTGCTGCCCTGTGACGGGCTGTCGCAGCCGTAGCGCCTGTGTCGTCAACGCCGCATGGCCTGCGGGTCTGCGCTGCCCTGCCGGCTGCTTCCGCGCGTCGTGCGGGCCTGTACCTGCCTTCGTTGTTTTGACCGCTTCTCTGCGGTCGCATTTCTGAGCAGCGTCGTTCTTTCCCGTGAATCTGCCTGCGCAGGCAGGGCTGCAAGGCGCGCTGTCGTTTTCTGGCGACAGGCGTCTGCTGTGTGCCCGCAGCGCCATGACCCGAGCATGGCAGGGGACGCAACGAGAAAAAGCGCACGGCGGAGTGGTTCCGCCGTGCGCTTTTCGTGCGTTCTGGCTGCCGGGGTATCAGGCCGGCCAGCGTCTGGAGCGGTAGGGCTGTCCTCCGGCATCCAGGACAAAGGCGGCACAGTGCTGTGCCTGGGCCAGGCCGGGAACAGCAGGAGCCGGCGCCAGGGAAAGGCCCGTGGCCAGGGCATCGGCCTGGCAGCAGCTGTCGGCCACGATGCTGCAACTGAGCAGGCGCGAGGGCCGTCCGTTTTGCGGCGCCAGCAGGTGCGGCGTCTTCTGTTCGTAATTGCCGGATGTGGCAATGGCCGCATTGCGCAGGGGGAAGACGGCGGGATAGACATGCCGCTTGTAGGGGTCTTCCACGGCCACGCACCAGTCCCCGCCATCGGCATTGTGGCCGCGGGCCATGATGTCGCCCCCGGCTTCCACCAGGTGATTGGGGCAGCCGCTGCGGGCGAGAACGGCGGACATGGCGTCCACAATGGCCCCCTTGGCAATGCCGTCCAGGGTGACGCCCATTCCCTGACGTTCCAGGCGCACGCGGGAGCCGTCCAGGCGGACATGCCGGCTTCCCACCAGGTCCAGGGCGTCGCGGCGCCGGGCGGCATCCGCGTTTTCGGGCAGCTGGAGCAGCGGCAGCACGGTGACGTCAAAAGCGCCCTGGGTGGCGTGGTGCAGGGCCTGCGCCTGCCGTAGCAGGGAAAGCAGTTCCTCGGGGGCATGGTCAAGGCGGCCCTGCTCATTGAGGACGCTCAGGGCCGAGGCGGCGCTGTGCCGGTCAAAGAGGGCGGCCAGGCGGTGCCCTTCGTGCAGGGCGCGGTCCACGGCTTCCGCAGCCAGGGCTGCGGGGGCCTGGGCCACATGCACATTGACCACCGTGCCCATGAAAAGATCCGCCCGCTTGTACAGCGGCTGCACATCAAGCCCCAGCGCCCGCACAGAGGCAGGCAGGAAGCCGGACGTGAGCAGGGCGGCGCCGCCCATGAGCAGGCCGCGCAGCATCTGACGGCGGCTGCACGCCGAAGAAAGGAAGGATGTGCTCTGCATGATTACTCCTGCGCGGGGGCCTGCGGCGCGGCGGTCGCGGGGGCGGGTTTGCGGTCAATGGGAACAGAGGGATCGTCCAGGACCACGGGGGGCGTGGTGCGGGGGCGCGTCAGGCGGAAGATGTGGCGCGCACAGCTGTAGACGCAGGCCTCGTTGCATTCGCTGCCGTAGGACAGGCATTGCAGATGATCCACCACAATGCGGTTGTTTTCCAGGCGCACGGCCTTGGCCGGGCAGGCCTTGATGCAGCGCCCGCACTTGATGCAGCCGCTGTCGCAGACATCGGTCACGGCGCGCAGCTTGTCGCGGGTATTGCAGTACACGGCCACGCGGGCACGCTTGGGAATCAGTTCCAGGGCATCGCGGGGGCAGGTTTCCACGCAGCGCCCGCAGCCGATGCACTTGCTGACGTTGACCTGCACCAGGCCGTTCTTGATTTCCATGGCCTCAAAGGGGCAGGCCACCACACAGTCGCCGAAGCCCAGGCAGGAATACTTGCAGGTATCCACCCCGCCGCGCAGCATGGCCGCGGCCGCGCAGGAGGGCATGCCGTGATACTGGTAGCGCAGGGCCACATTGCCCGCTACCTTGTCGCAGCGGCGCAGCGAGACCAGGGGTTCGGCCTCGGAAACGGTCTTGCCGGTGAGTTCGCCCACGGCAATGCTGGTCTGGGCGCCGCCGGCGCAGCATTTGTTGGCCGGAATGGCAGGATCGCTGACCACGGCGGCAGCATAGCCTTCGCAGCCGGCAAAGCCGCAGCCGCCGCAGTTGGCGCCTGGCAGCACCTCCAGCACGGCTTCGACGCGGGGGTCTTCCTTGATGTAGAAAACCCGCGACGCCACGGCCAGAATGGCGGCAGCCACCAGGCCCAGCGAAAACAACGTGATGATGGAAGTCAAAACCATAAGTCTATCCTCGTCCGCGCAGGGCGGAAGGTTCGGCCTGACGTTATTGCGCCATGCCCTTGAAGCCCATGAAGGCCAGCGACATAAGACCCGCCATGATCAGCGCGATGGGCGTACCCGCCAGCGCCTTGGGCAGGCGGCAGGTATCCAGCCGTTCGCGGATGCCCGCCATGAGCAGCAGGGCCAGCGTGAAGCCCAGACCGGACGCCAGACCATAGAGAACCGAGGTCAGCAGGTCGTATTCCTCGCGCTGCACAAGGATGGTCACGCCCATGACCGCGCAGTTGGTGGTGATGAGCGGCAGGAAGATGCCCAGCGCGGAATAGAGCGGGGGGACCATCTTTTTGAGGAACATTTCCACAAACTGCACCAGCGAGGCAATGACCACAATGAAGACGATGGTCTGGAGGTAGCCCAGGCCGTAGGGGGTCAGGACATAGCGCTGCATGAGCCAGGTGCAGGCCGTGGACACGATGATGACAAAGATCACCGCGCCCCCCATGCCCAGGGCCACGCCTTTTTCCTTGGAGCAGCCCAGGTAGGGGCAGTTGCCCAGATACTGGGCCAGCACGATGTTGTTGACGAAGATGGCGGCGATGAAAAGCTGAAAGATGTCCATGCGCTTCCTACTCCTTCTCCATGGCGTTGCAGCAGCCGCAGCCGTTGCAGCCTATGGGCGCGGGATCCTTGAGACCCTTGCGGCGGGCCTGCCAGACGTTGATGACGTTCATGCAGGCCAGAATGAGGCCCAGACAGATGAAGGCGCCCGGCGCCTGCACCATGATGCGCAGCGGCTCGAAGCCGTCCCACATGACGGGATTGCCGAACCAGGTGCCGTTGCCCAGGATTTCGCGCAGCGATCCCAGGAAGGTGAGGGAGATGGTATAGCCCAGACCGATGCCCAGACCGTCGGCCACCGAGGCCGCCACGCCATTCTTGGCGGCAAAGGCTTCGGCGCGGGCAAGGATGATGCAGTTCACCACGATGAGCGGCACAAAGATGCCCAGCTGCTGGTAGAGCGGGTAGGCATAGGCCTGCATGAGCAGTTCCACAGCCACCACCAGCGAGGCCGCAATGACGATGAAGCAGGCAATGCGGACCTTTTTGGGAATGATGCCGCGCACCATGGAAATGAGCATGTTGGACAGCACCAGCACGAAAATGACGGCGGCGCCCATGCCCAGGCCGTTATTGGCGGAATTGGTCACGGCCAGGGTGGGGCAAAGCCCCAGCACCAGACGGAAGGGGGGCAGGTCCTGCCACAGGCCCTTGGTAAATTCATGCATTACGCTCATGACAACTCCTTATCGGGCCCATTTCTTGAGGATTTCCGGCTTCAGGGCCTTGTAGACCTGGGCGGCATTGTTCACCGCCGTCACAGCGCCGGAGGAAGAAATGGTGGCGCCGGAAACCGCGTCGATGCTGCCCCCCTGCGCCTTGAGGGCCACGGGCAGGCCCGTTCCCACAAACTGTCCGGTGAAGGCCGGTTCGGCAATGCGCATGCCGAGGCCGGGGGTTTCCTTGAGAGAGGTGGTGCCGATGCCCGCCAGGGAATCATCGGCCACATTGAAGCCCACCATGACGCCCACGTCGCCGCCATAGCCCTTGCCCATGTCTTCTATGGCCACTCCCACCAGTTTTCCGCCCTGCATGGCCGGAAAAACGTAGATGCGGCGGCCGTCAGGCAGGGAAAAATTCATGCGGTCGGCAATGGGGTCATTTTCCATGCTGGCAAAGACGCGCTTGATGGCCGGACCCTGCACGTAGGTGAGCACCTGTTCCTCGATGCCGGGAGCCGTGACCATCTTCAGATAGGAAAGGGCAAAGCCGCTCAGCCCGCACAGGGCCGAGAGCACCACGATCATGCGGATAATGTCACCCATGCTAGCGCACTCCGAAAGGTTTGGGGCGGATCATGTCCAGGAGCGGGGCCAGCATGTTCACCAGCAGGATGGCGAAGGGCGTTCCGTCCGTATAGACGCCGTATTTGCGGATGGTGATGACCAGTGCGCCGCCGATGAGACCGTAGAGAAACATGGGCAGCGGCCGCGCCGGAGCATTGGCCGGGTCGGTGACAAGAAAGAAGGCCGCCAGCATGACGGACCCTGTGCACAGATGGAAGATGGGCGAGGCATTGACCGTGGAGTCAGCAGCATGGAAGGCTGCGGCCAGCACCGCCACCCCCAGCAGAAAGCCAAGCACGGCCTGCCAGCGCACGATGCCGCGCATGCACAGGATGGCCCCGCCCAGCAGCAGGGCGCCGGTCTGCCCGGCTCCCAGGCCGTTGATCTGATGGCCCAGCAGCAGGTCGCTCAGCGGAATGCGGGACGCGGCCTCGGCGCCAAAGTATTTGAGGCGCACCAGCGGGTCCACAAAGGTGGTACCCAGCTGGGCGGCATTGGGGTCCATATACATGGGAAAGGAAACAAAAAGCACGGCCCAGCCCACCAGGGTGGTATTGACCGGATTGGCCCCCAGTCCGCCAAAGACCATCTTGCCCAGGGTGATGGAGATCACGGCCCCCAGGGTCACGATCCACCATGGCGAATCGGCAGGCAGCAGAAAGGCCAGCAGCAGGCCGGAACAGACGGCCGTGAAATCATCGATGGCCAGTTCGCGGCCCATGAGTTTCTGGCAGAGGGCTTCAACCGCCACGGAGACGGCCACGCACAGGCACATGACCCGCACGGCGGGCAGGCCCCAGTTCCAGACGGCAAAGCCGACAGCGGGAAGCATGGCGGCAAGCATGTAGAAGCTCTGGCGGCGGATGGTGCGCCCGCAATGCCAGTAGGGCGGGGCGCTCATGGCCAGCAGCACGGAAGCGGGAGCATTAGCCATTGTTGTCTCCTTTGACGGGTTCCGCGGGAGCGTTGCCGTCAGGCTGCCCGTGTCCGGTCGGTTTCAGTTCCACAAGGTGCCTGGTGGCATCGATTTCAGCCAGCTTGTGCTTGGCAAGGCGGATGTATTGCAGCACGGGGCGGCGGGCAATGCAGACATAGCCGCACAGACCGCACTCCAGGCAGAGGTCCACATGTTCCTTGCGGGCGCGCTCGTGCAGGGCGAATTCCGCATAGCGGCTCAGCAGGTTGGGGCTGAGGCGCGCCGGGCAGATGAGGGTGCAGGCGCCGCAGTTGATGCAGGGGCTGTGCCCCTCCATGTCCGGCACCGTGCCGGCTTCCACCACAAAAAGCCCTGTGGCGCCCTTGGTGACGCTGCGGGACATCTTTTCGATGCTTTCCCCGCGCAGCGGACCGCCGCGTACCAGGGTATCGCCGTTGTTCAGTTCGATATTGGCAAAGGCCAGCAGCTCGCCCACCATGCTGCCGTCCTTGACGATGTAGTTGCCGGAATGGGTCAGGCTGCCGATGGTGATGACGGTTTCGATGAGCGGCCTGCCCGTAACGGCCACGCGGCCCAGGCTCCACACATTGTGCAGGCCCACAACGCCCACGCCTTCGGGATTTTCCCGGCCGGTCACGGCCTTGACCAGCAGGGCGTCCACGCTGGCCGGGTAGTGGGAAGGCACATGCACGATCTCGGCATCATAATGCTGGATGCGGATTTCCTTGGGCACGGCCAGCAGGATGCGCTTGGCCGGCGAAAGGCGGCGCAGCATTTCCAGGCCCTTGTGCAGATTGCGCTGATGGGCCAGCAGCATGGGTTCGGCCCAGGTGACGCCGGGGTCGGGATTGAGACCGTTGATGATGAGGGTTTCGCAGTCCTGCCCCAGGGACTTGGTGTTGAGGCCCAGGTTCTTGAGAATGGGGATCAGGTCGGCGCCCCGTTCCGGCAGGGACAGCAGGTCCACATGGCTCACCTCATGGGCGGCGGCACGCAGATCGTCGTCAGGCTCCACGGCTTCCAGAAAGATGGAGCGCTCGTTGATGTCCGTAACGCGGCCGAACATGGGCGAAAAGAGGTTGCCCTTGTAGGGCGAGGGATGCTCGGCCAGCAGCTGGTAGGGGTAGACCAGGCTTTTCTTGCCCAGTCCCTTGACAATGGTGAAGCCCTCGCGGTTGAGACGCACCTGACGCGGGCTGGGACCTTCGCTGAAACGCTGGGTGATGCCGTAGACCAGGTGGAAGCGCGGGTCACTCAGCATTTGAAACATTTCCTTCATGACCGCCTCACTTGGTATGGCACTGGGCGCACTGGGATTTTTCAAACGGCCCCTTGCCCAGCTTCTGATGACATCCCATGCACTGCCCGTGGAAGGCATCCATGCGGCCCGGAATGAGCTTCTGGGCGCCGGTTTCATGGCAGGTGGCACAGTCGGCATACAGGGACGACACCTTGCCGTCCGCAGGAGCCGTGCGCATGCTCTTCAGTTCATGGCAGGAGGCGCAGCCATTGGCCTTGCTGGCAAACATGTCCTCGTGGCAGGTGATGCAGCGGGCATGCACGGCATCGGCCAGATTGGGCGGGGTGCCGGCTTCGGCCTTTTGGCGCGTGGGGGCCTTGCCCGATTCGTGGCAGGAGGCGCAGTCGGTGGGTTCCGGCTCTATCTCTTCATTCTTGTGGTGGCAGTCACGGCAGTCCAGGCCCAGTTCCTGGGCGTGACGGTCGTGCCCCCAGTCCTTGCGGGCCAGCTCGTAGTGGTGACACGTGGCACAGGATGCCGCATCAAAGGTGGTGCGGTGCTGCGCGCGGAAGGCATCGTCAAAGGTCTGCCCATGGCACTGGGCGCAGGCCCGGACATCGGCGGGGGCAGGGCTGGCTGTGCGGCTGTCATGGTGGCATGTCTGGCAGGTCATGTCGGGCAGGGCCGCATGCCTGTTGT
Coding sequences:
- a CDS encoding FAD:protein FMN transferase, with product MQSTSFLSSACSRRQMLRGLLMGGAALLTSGFLPASVRALGLDVQPLYKRADLFMGTVVNVHVAQAPAALAAEAVDRALHEGHRLAALFDRHSAASALSVLNEQGRLDHAPEELLSLLRQAQALHHATQGAFDVTVLPLLQLPENADAARRRDALDLVGSRHVRLDGSRVRLERQGMGVTLDGIAKGAIVDAMSAVLARSGCPNHLVEAGGDIMARGHNADGGDWCVAVEDPYKRHVYPAVFPLRNAAIATSGNYEQKTPHLLAPQNGRPSRLLSCSIVADSCCQADALATGLSLAPAPAVPGLAQAQHCAAFVLDAGGQPYRSRRWPA
- the rnfB gene encoding RnfABCDGE type electron transport complex subunit B, with the translated sequence MVLTSIITLFSLGLVAAAILAVASRVFYIKEDPRVEAVLEVLPGANCGGCGFAGCEGYAAAVVSDPAIPANKCCAGGAQTSIAVGELTGKTVSEAEPLVSLRRCDKVAGNVALRYQYHGMPSCAAAAMLRGGVDTCKYSCLGFGDCVVACPFEAMEIKNGLVQVNVSKCIGCGRCVETCPRDALELIPKRARVAVYCNTRDKLRAVTDVCDSGCIKCGRCIKACPAKAVRLENNRIVVDHLQCLSYGSECNEACVYSCARHIFRLTRPRTTPPVVLDDPSVPIDRKPAPATAAPQAPAQE
- a CDS encoding electron transport complex protein RnfA produces the protein MDIFQLFIAAIFVNNIVLAQYLGNCPYLGCSKEKGVALGMGGAVIFVIIVSTACTWLMQRYVLTPYGLGYLQTIVFIVVIASLVQFVEMFLKKMVPPLYSALGIFLPLITTNCAVMGVTILVQREEYDLLTSVLYGLASGLGFTLALLLMAGIRERLDTCRLPKALAGTPIALIMAGLMSLAFMGFKGMAQ
- a CDS encoding electron transport complex subunit E, encoding MSVMHEFTKGLWQDLPPFRLVLGLCPTLAVTNSANNGLGMGAAVIFVLVLSNMLISMVRGIIPKKVRIACFIVIAASLVVAVELLMQAYAYPLYQQLGIFVPLIVVNCIILARAEAFAAKNGVAASVADGLGIGLGYTISLTFLGSLREILGNGTWFGNPVMWDGFEPLRIMVQAPGAFICLGLILACMNVINVWQARRKGLKDPAPIGCNGCGCCNAMEKE
- the rnfG gene encoding RnfABCDGE type electron transport complex subunit G; translation: MGDIIRMIVVLSALCGLSGFALSYLKMVTAPGIEEQVLTYVQGPAIKRVFASMENDPIADRMNFSLPDGRRIYVFPAMQGGKLVGVAIEDMGKGYGGDVGVMVGFNVADDSLAGIGTTSLKETPGLGMRIAEPAFTGQFVGTGLPVALKAQGGSIDAVSGATISSSGAVTAVNNAAQVYKALKPEILKKWAR
- a CDS encoding RnfABCDGE type electron transport complex subunit D, which codes for MANAPASVLLAMSAPPYWHCGRTIRRQSFYMLAAMLPAVGFAVWNWGLPAVRVMCLCVAVSVAVEALCQKLMGRELAIDDFTAVCSGLLLAFLLPADSPWWIVTLGAVISITLGKMVFGGLGANPVNTTLVGWAVLFVSFPMYMDPNAAQLGTTFVDPLVRLKYFGAEAASRIPLSDLLLGHQINGLGAGQTGALLLGGAILCMRGIVRWQAVLGFLLGVAVLAAAFHAADSTVNASPIFHLCTGSVMLAAFFLVTDPANAPARPLPMFLYGLIGGALVITIRKYGVYTDGTPFAILLVNMLAPLLDMIRPKPFGVR
- a CDS encoding 4Fe-4S dicluster domain-containing protein — translated: MKEMFQMLSDPRFHLVYGITQRFSEGPSPRQVRLNREGFTIVKGLGKKSLVYPYQLLAEHPSPYKGNLFSPMFGRVTDINERSIFLEAVEPDDDLRAAAHEVSHVDLLSLPERGADLIPILKNLGLNTKSLGQDCETLIINGLNPDPGVTWAEPMLLAHQRNLHKGLEMLRRLSPAKRILLAVPKEIRIQHYDAEIVHVPSHYPASVDALLVKAVTGRENPEGVGVVGLHNVWSLGRVAVTGRPLIETVITIGSLTHSGNYIVKDGSMVGELLAFANIELNNGDTLVRGGPLRGESIEKMSRSVTKGATGLFVVEAGTVPDMEGHSPCINCGACTLICPARLSPNLLSRYAEFALHERARKEHVDLCLECGLCGYVCIARRPVLQYIRLAKHKLAEIDATRHLVELKPTGHGQPDGNAPAEPVKGDNNG
- a CDS encoding cytochrome c3 family protein, encoding MQKRYLPVTVLAVILAAAGIGGYLAPIMAEPDAKASPQRVLMPNTGGTVVFEHNRHAALPDMTCQTCHHDSRTASPAPADVRACAQCHGQTFDDAFRAQHRTTFDAASCATCHHYELARKDWGHDRHAQELGLDCRDCHHKNEEIEPEPTDCASCHESGKAPTRQKAEAGTPPNLADAVHARCITCHEDMFASKANGCASCHELKSMRTAPADGKVSSLYADCATCHETGAQKLIPGRMDAFHGQCMGCHQKLGKGPFEKSQCAQCHTK